In Dromaius novaehollandiae isolate bDroNov1 chromosome 14, bDroNov1.hap1, whole genome shotgun sequence, a genomic segment contains:
- the MARF1 gene encoding meiosis regulator and mRNA stability factor 1 isoform X3 has translation MMEGNKTENLCNRSLGWLQREENDAKPWLWKLSDCFSAAEKTLPCSAKTKDYMENKKATVELKDASSPHNAGSKLFPAVPLPDVHPLQQQQIQLSPGPKPTRNSLVDAAKIWPNIPPPSAQTAPVSIPICNGCGTKGTGNEKSLLLASSLGKSPQKYGSPEVAVTGQVLENLPPIGVFWDIENCSVPTGRSAIAVVQRIREKFFKGHREAEFICVCDISKENKEVIQELNNCQVTVAHINATAKNAADDKLRQSLRRFADTHTAPATVVLVSTDVNFALELSDLRHRHGFQIILVHKNQASEALLHHAHELICFEEFISDLPPRLPLKMPACHTLLYVYNLPTNRDSKSVSNRLRRLSDNCGGKVLSISGSSAILRFLNQESAERARKRMENEDVFGNRIVVSFTPKNKELSETKSSSFVGAEKVKSPKKVNKNTKLCLLSKELNDQSSSTKSPAGRGLQMHGSVIKPTNVKSLQELCRLESKTIGRNTENQQDHLREQIPSPQSNSNAAVPVSLATKKIGTGESAYKSSQKKETSASRSITNSPVDKKDKDETVFQVSYPSAFSKLTASRQLSPLLMSQSCWSSRSMSPNLSNRSSPLTFNIINHTSGTDCPDPFANGADVQISNIDYRLSRKELQQTLQEIFSRHGKVKSVELSPHTDYQLKATVQMENLQEAISAVNSLHRYKIGSKRIQVSLATGAANKSLSLLSSETISILQDAPACCLPVFKFTEIYEKKFGHKLILSDLYKLTDTVAIRDQGSGRLVCLLPSSQARQSPLGSSQSHDGSSANCSPIIFEELEYHEPVCKQHCLNKDFIEHEFDPDSYRIPFVILSLKTFAPQVHSLLQTHEGTVPLLSFPDCYMSEFNDLEMVPEGKGGVPLEHLITCVPGVNIATAQNGIKVIKWIHNKPPPPTTDPWLLRSKSPVGNPQLIQFSREVIDLLKSQPSCIIPVSKFIPTYHHHFAKQCRVSDYGYSKLMELLEAVPHVLQILGMGSKRLLTLTHRAQVKRFTQDLLKLLKSQASKQVIVREFLQAYHWCFSKDWDVTEYGVCELADIISEIPDTTICLSQQDNEMVICIPKRERTQEEIERTKQFSKEVVDLLRHQPHFRMPFNKFIPSYHHHFGRQCKLAYYGFTKLLELFEAIPDVLQVLECGEEKILTLTEVEQVKAVAAQFVKLLRSQKDNCLMMTDLLTEYSKTFGYALRLHDYDVSSVPALMQKLCHVVKVVDTESGKQIQLINRKSLRTLTAQLLVLLMSWDGASFLSVDQLKRHYETIHSTSLNPCEYGFMTLTELLKSLPYLVEVFTNSAAEEYVKLTSLYMFAKNVRSLLHTYHYQQIFLHEFPVAYSKYTGEVLQPKAYGCNNLEELLGAIPQVVWIKGHGHKRIVVLKNDMKTRFSSPSFPPADHVDDHGNQLADHNGHIMEIPGSTSSMELSLGTPSNVSSQTEQELLCLTNTSPVDLLCEPVPSCLPSPQLRPDPVVLESADLIQFEERPAPLSEMMILTEEEKQRIVTTAQEKLPSGSVVSNTTENTSVPPCQSSETQLTKEAMDSPAKKQHKNKVKLAANFSLAPVTKL, from the exons ATGATGGAAGGAAACAAGACAGAGAACCTCTGCAATAGATCTCTTGGGTGGCTTCAGCGAGAAGAGAATGATGCTAAGCCATGGCTCTGGAAACTTTCTGAttgcttttctgctgctgaaaaaaCTTTGCCTTGCAGTGCAAAAACG AAAGATTACATGGAGAACAAGAAAGCTACTGTGGAATTGAAGGATGCTTCGTCTCCTCATAATGCTGGCTCTAAATTGTTTCCAGCAGTACCGCTTCCTGATGTTCATCCTCTTCAGCAACAGCAAATACAGCTTTCACCTGGCCCGAAA CCAACCAGAAATAGCCTAGTTGATGCTGCTAAAATCTGGCCAAATATTCCTCCTCCAAGTGCACAGACTGCACCTGTTTCTATCCCAATATGTAATGGCTGTGGAACCAAAGGAACAGGAAATGAGAAGAGTTTGTTACTGGCGAGCAGCCTTGGCAAATCACCACAGAAATATG GGTCTCCGGAAGTTGCAGTAACAGGCCAGGTTCTGGAAAATTTGCCCCCCATTGGAGTCTTCTGGGATATTGAAAATTGTTCAGTTCCCACTGGCCGCTCAGCTATTGCAGTTGTACAGAGAATTCGTGAAAAGTTTTTTAAAGGTCACAGAGAGGCAGAATTCATCTGTGTGTGTGACATTAGTAAAGAGAATAAAGAAGTTATTCAGGAGCTGAACAACTGCCAG GTGACTGTTGCACACATCAATGCTACTGCAAAGAATGCTGCTGATGACAAGCTCAGACAGAGTCTTAGGAGATTTGCCGATACCCACACTGCACCTGCCACTGTGGTTCTTGTGTCAA cGGATGTGAACTTTGCTTTGGAACTCAGTGACTTGAGACATCGACACGGTTTTCAGATAATTTTGGTACATAAAAACCAAGCTTCAGAAGCACTCTTACATCATGCTCATGAGCTTATCTGTTTTGAAGAATTTATTTCAGACTTGCCACCAAGGTTACCACTGAAAATGCCA GCATGCCATACACTGTTATATGTTTACAACCTGCCAACAAACAGAGACAGTAAAAGTGTCAGTAACAGACTCAGGCGTTTGTCAGACAACTGTGGAGGGAAGGTGCTGAGTATTTCTGGAAGCAGTGCAATTCTTCgttttttaaatcaagaaagTGCTGAACGGGCTCGGAAGCGAATGGAAAATGAAGATGTGTTTGGCAACAGGATTGTAGTGTCTTTTACTCCCAAAAACAAAGAACTTAGTGAAACAAAAAGCTCAAGCTTTGTTGGAGCTGAAAAGGTGAAGTCTCCCAAAAAAGTTAACAAGAACACAAAGCTGTGCCTCCTCAGCAAAGAGTTAAATGATCAGTCTTCCAGTACCAAAAGCCCTGCTGGGAGAGGGTTACAGATGCATGGATCTGTCATCAAACCCACAAATGTTAAAAGTTTACAG GAGCTGTGCCGCCTTGAATCAAAGACTATCGGTAGAAATACTGAAAACCAGCAAGACCACTTAAGAGAACAAATTCCTTCACCTCAGAGTAACTCTAATGCAGCTGTTCCTGTGTCTCTGGCAACCAAAAAAATTGGAACAGGAGAATCAGCCTATAAAAGTAGTCAgaa aaaagaGACCTCTGCTTCCAGGAGTATTACCAATTCCCCTGTAGataaaaaagataaagatgaAACTGTATTTCAGGTCAGCTATCCCTCTGCTTTCAGTAAGTTGACAGCCTCAAGACAACTCAGTCCTTTACTCATGTCTCAGAGTTGCTGGTCATCTCG GAGTATGTCTCCAAACCTCTCAAATAGATCATCTCCACTCACATTTAATATAATAAATCATACCAGTGGTACTGACTGTCCTGATCCTTTTGCAAATGGTGCAGATGTTCAGATCAGCAATATAGATTACAGATTATCCAGAAAAGAGTTGCAGCAAACTTTACAAGAAATTTTCTCAAGACATGGCAAG GTAAAAAGTGTAGAGCTCAGTCCTCATACAGATTACCAGTTGAAGGCTACAGTTCAGATGGAAAATCTGCAAGAAGCAATCAGTGCTGTCAACAGTCTTCACAGATATAAAATTGGTAGCAAAAGGATACAGGTCTCACTAGCAACTGGAGCTGCTAATAAATCTCTCTCCCTCCTTAG CTCAGAAACGATCTCCATCCTGCAGGATGCACCTGCTTGTTGTCTGCCTGTGTTCAAGTTCACTGAAATCTatgaaaaaaa atttggCCATAAGTTAATTTTATCAGATTTATATAAGCTAACGGACACTGTGGCAATCCGCGACCAAGGAAGTGGGCGGCTGGTGTGTCTCTTACCCAGCAGCCAAGCCCGACAGAGTCCATTGGGATCTTCACAGTCGCATGATGGTTCTTCAGCAAACTGCAGTCCTATAATATTTGAAGAGTTGGAATATCACGAGCCAGTTTGTAAGCAGCATTGCCTGAATAAAGACTTTAT TGAGCATGAGTTTGATCCAGACTCTTACAGAATTCCTTTTGTGATTTTGTCTCTGAAGACATTTGCGCCCCAAGTTCACAGTCTTCTACAGACCCATGAGGGTACTGTGCCTTTACTAAG CTTTCCTGATTGTTATATGTCAGAGTTCAATGATCTTGAAATGGTGCCAGAAGGCAAGGGTGGTGTTCCTTTAGAACATCTTATTACCTGTGTTCCTGGAGTTAATATTGCCACTGCCCAAAATGGTATTAAAGTTATTAAATGGATACATAACAAACCACCACCTCCTACTACAG ATCCTTGGCTTCTACGTTCTAAGAGCCCTGTAGGTAACCCGCAGCTTATTCAGTTCAGTAGAGAAGTGATTGATCTACTTAAAAGCCAACCATCTTGCATCATACCAGTCAGTAAATTCATCCCAACATACCACCATCACTTTGCAAAACAATGCCGTGTGTCTGACTATGGGTATTCCAAGTTAATGGAGCTGCTGGAAGCAGTGCCTCATGTACTGCAG ATTCTTGGTATGGGCTCCAAGCGCTTGTTAACCCTAACACACAGGGCTCAAGTGAAACGCTTCACTCAAGACTTACTGAAGCTTCTCAAATCCCAGGCCAGTAAGCAAGTTATTGTGAGGGAATTCTTACAGGCTTATCACTG GTGTTTCTCTAAGGACTGGGATGTTACTGAATATGGAGTGTGTGAACTGGCTGATATAATATCAGAAATTCCAGATACAACCATCTGTTTGTCACAGCAAGACAATGAAATGGTAATTTGTATTCCCAAAAGAG aACGTACACAGGAAGAAATTGAAAGAACAAAACAGTTTTCCAAAGAGGTAGTTGACTTACTGCGCCACCAACCCCATTTTCGAATGCCCTTTAATAAATTTATTCCTTCTTATCACCACCACTTTGGTCGTCAGTGCAAACTTGCTTACTATGGTTTTACAAAACTGCTTGAACTCTTTGAAGCCATACCAGATGTCTTGCAA GTATTGGAATGTGGGGAAGAGAAAATTCTCACACTCACGGAGGTGGAACAAGTCAAAGCCGTAGCTGCCCAGTTTGTTAAACTGCTGCGGTCTCAGAAAGACAACTGCCTTATGATGACTGATTTACTTACAGAATACAGTAAAACATTTGGATACGCGCTGCGTCTTCATGACTATGATGTTAGCTCAGTTCCAGCTTTAATGCAAAAACTTTGCCATGTTGTAAAG GTTGTTGACACAGAGTCTGGCAAACAGATTCAGCTGATAAATAGAAAGTCTCTGCGGACTCTGACTGCCCAATTATTAGTTTTGTTAATgtcttgggatggagcatcctTTCTCTCTGTTGACCAGCTTAAAAGGCATTATGAAACAATCCACAGTACTTCTCTGAATCCTTGTGAATATGGATTTATGACCTTAACGGAACTCCTGAAAAGTCTGCCTTATTTGGTTGAG gtttTTACTAATAGTGCAGCAGAAGAATATGTGAAGCTTACAAGTCTGTACATGTTTGCAAAGAATGTAAGGTCCTTGCTTCATACATACCATTATCAGCAGATTTTTCTTCATGAGTTCCCAGTAGCATATAGCAAATACACAGGAGAAGTGCTACAGCCTAAAGCATATGGGTGCAATAATCTAGAAGAGCTCTTGGGAGCAATTCCACAG GTGGTCTGGATTAAAGGACATGGCCATAAGAGAATTGTGGTACTAAAGAACGACATGAAAA CTCGTTTTAGCTCACCCAGTTTTCCCCCTGCTGATCATGTGGATGATCATGGAAATCAGCTTGCTGACCATAATGGACATATTATGGAGATTCCAGGATCCACTTCATCAATGGAATTAAGTCTAGGAACACCTAGCAATG TTTCTAGCCAAACTGAGCAAGAACTTCTTTGCCTCACAAACACATCGCCTGTTGACCTCTTGTGTGAGCCAGTTCCTTCCTGCCTACCATCCCCGCAACTGAGACCTGATCCAGTGGTTCTCGAGTCTGCTGACCTCATCCAGTTTGAGGAACGACCTGCACCCCTCTCTG AGATGATGATtttaacagaagaagaaaaacaaagaattgTTACCACAGCTCAAGAAAAGTTGCCCTCTGGTTCTGTGGTATCAAACACCACAGAGAATACTTCAGTGCCTCCCTGTCAGTCCTCTGAAACCCAGCTAACCAAGGAAGCAATGGACAGCCCAGccaaaaagcaacacaaaaacaaGGTGAAATTGGCAGCAAATTTTTCACTTGCACCTGTAACCAAGCTTTAA
- the MARF1 gene encoding meiosis regulator and mRNA stability factor 1 isoform X1 yields MMEGNKTENLCNRSLGWLQREENDAKPWLWKLSDCFSAAEKTLPCSAKTKDYMENKKATVELKDASSPHNAGSKLFPAVPLPDVHPLQQQQIQLSPGPKVSCCAHGSDSCTPQMHCGGGGGGNLIHPGTILDSKSTGTITCQVGSGFAYQPASSLKNPPARSNLAGIASEFPGMCIENSVSSCQHLPCCGKLHFQSCHGNVHKLHQFPALQSCTSSGYFPCSDFTSGATGHLDERIAQPELASRVCANPLHLNMAPSVCLKGSHYCNDCLSKPTRNSLVDAAKIWPNIPPPSAQTAPVSIPICNGCGTKGTGNEKSLLLASSLGKSPQKYGSPEVAVTGQVLENLPPIGVFWDIENCSVPTGRSAIAVVQRIREKFFKGHREAEFICVCDISKENKEVIQELNNCQVTVAHINATAKNAADDKLRQSLRRFADTHTAPATVVLVSTDVNFALELSDLRHRHGFQIILVHKNQASEALLHHAHELICFEEFISDLPPRLPLKMPACHTLLYVYNLPTNRDSKSVSNRLRRLSDNCGGKVLSISGSSAILRFLNQESAERARKRMENEDVFGNRIVVSFTPKNKELSETKSSSFVGAEKVKSPKKVNKNTKLCLLSKELNDQSSSTKSPAGRGLQMHGSVIKPTNVKSLQELCRLESKTIGRNTENQQDHLREQIPSPQSNSNAAVPVSLATKKIGTGESAYKSSQKKETSASRSITNSPVDKKDKDETVFQVSYPSAFSKLTASRQLSPLLMSQSCWSSRSMSPNLSNRSSPLTFNIINHTSGTDCPDPFANGADVQISNIDYRLSRKELQQTLQEIFSRHGKVKSVELSPHTDYQLKATVQMENLQEAISAVNSLHRYKIGSKRIQVSLATGAANKSLSLLSSETISILQDAPACCLPVFKFTEIYEKKFGHKLILSDLYKLTDTVAIRDQGSGRLVCLLPSSQARQSPLGSSQSHDGSSANCSPIIFEELEYHEPVCKQHCLNKDFIEHEFDPDSYRIPFVILSLKTFAPQVHSLLQTHEGTVPLLSFPDCYMSEFNDLEMVPEGKGGVPLEHLITCVPGVNIATAQNGIKVIKWIHNKPPPPTTDPWLLRSKSPVGNPQLIQFSREVIDLLKSQPSCIIPVSKFIPTYHHHFAKQCRVSDYGYSKLMELLEAVPHVLQILGMGSKRLLTLTHRAQVKRFTQDLLKLLKSQASKQVIVREFLQAYHWCFSKDWDVTEYGVCELADIISEIPDTTICLSQQDNEMVICIPKRERTQEEIERTKQFSKEVVDLLRHQPHFRMPFNKFIPSYHHHFGRQCKLAYYGFTKLLELFEAIPDVLQVLECGEEKILTLTEVEQVKAVAAQFVKLLRSQKDNCLMMTDLLTEYSKTFGYALRLHDYDVSSVPALMQKLCHVVKVVDTESGKQIQLINRKSLRTLTAQLLVLLMSWDGASFLSVDQLKRHYETIHSTSLNPCEYGFMTLTELLKSLPYLVEVFTNSAAEEYVKLTSLYMFAKNVRSLLHTYHYQQIFLHEFPVAYSKYTGEVLQPKAYGCNNLEELLGAIPQVVWIKGHGHKRIVVLKNDMKTRFSSPSFPPADHVDDHGNQLADHNGHIMEIPGSTSSMELSLGTPSNVSSQTEQELLCLTNTSPVDLLCEPVPSCLPSPQLRPDPVVLESADLIQFEERPAPLSEMMILTEEEKQRIVTTAQEKLPSGSVVSNTTENTSVPPCQSSETQLTKEAMDSPAKKQHKNKVKLAANFSLAPVTKL; encoded by the exons ATGATGGAAGGAAACAAGACAGAGAACCTCTGCAATAGATCTCTTGGGTGGCTTCAGCGAGAAGAGAATGATGCTAAGCCATGGCTCTGGAAACTTTCTGAttgcttttctgctgctgaaaaaaCTTTGCCTTGCAGTGCAAAAACG AAAGATTACATGGAGAACAAGAAAGCTACTGTGGAATTGAAGGATGCTTCGTCTCCTCATAATGCTGGCTCTAAATTGTTTCCAGCAGTACCGCTTCCTGATGTTCATCCTCTTCAGCAACAGCAAATACAGCTTTCACCTGGCCCGAAAGTAAGCTGCTGTGCTCATGGCTCTGACTCTTGTACTCCACAAATGCattgtggtggtggtggcggtggtaaTTTGATTCACCCTGGCACAATATTAGACTCGAAAAGCACTGGGACAATTACTTGTCAAGTAGGGTCAGGATTTGCTTATCAACCTGCATCTTCACTGAAGAACCCTCCAGCTAGAAGCAATTTGGCAGGCATTGCGAGTGAGTTCCCTGGTATGTGCATAGAAAACAGTGTATCTTCCTGTCAACATCTGCCCTGTTGTGGAAAACTCCATTTCCAGTCCTGTCATGGTAACGTGCACAAACTACATCAGTTTccagcccttcagagctgcaCATCTTCTGGCTATTTTCCTTGTTCTGATTTCACAAGTGGGGCTACAGGCCACTTGGATGAGCGTATTGCACAACCGGAGTTAGCATCACGTGTGTGCGCCAACCCTTTGCACCTAAACATGGCACCTTCAGTTTGTTTAAAGGGCTCTCACTACTGCAATGACTGCTTGAGCAAG CCAACCAGAAATAGCCTAGTTGATGCTGCTAAAATCTGGCCAAATATTCCTCCTCCAAGTGCACAGACTGCACCTGTTTCTATCCCAATATGTAATGGCTGTGGAACCAAAGGAACAGGAAATGAGAAGAGTTTGTTACTGGCGAGCAGCCTTGGCAAATCACCACAGAAATATG GGTCTCCGGAAGTTGCAGTAACAGGCCAGGTTCTGGAAAATTTGCCCCCCATTGGAGTCTTCTGGGATATTGAAAATTGTTCAGTTCCCACTGGCCGCTCAGCTATTGCAGTTGTACAGAGAATTCGTGAAAAGTTTTTTAAAGGTCACAGAGAGGCAGAATTCATCTGTGTGTGTGACATTAGTAAAGAGAATAAAGAAGTTATTCAGGAGCTGAACAACTGCCAG GTGACTGTTGCACACATCAATGCTACTGCAAAGAATGCTGCTGATGACAAGCTCAGACAGAGTCTTAGGAGATTTGCCGATACCCACACTGCACCTGCCACTGTGGTTCTTGTGTCAA cGGATGTGAACTTTGCTTTGGAACTCAGTGACTTGAGACATCGACACGGTTTTCAGATAATTTTGGTACATAAAAACCAAGCTTCAGAAGCACTCTTACATCATGCTCATGAGCTTATCTGTTTTGAAGAATTTATTTCAGACTTGCCACCAAGGTTACCACTGAAAATGCCA GCATGCCATACACTGTTATATGTTTACAACCTGCCAACAAACAGAGACAGTAAAAGTGTCAGTAACAGACTCAGGCGTTTGTCAGACAACTGTGGAGGGAAGGTGCTGAGTATTTCTGGAAGCAGTGCAATTCTTCgttttttaaatcaagaaagTGCTGAACGGGCTCGGAAGCGAATGGAAAATGAAGATGTGTTTGGCAACAGGATTGTAGTGTCTTTTACTCCCAAAAACAAAGAACTTAGTGAAACAAAAAGCTCAAGCTTTGTTGGAGCTGAAAAGGTGAAGTCTCCCAAAAAAGTTAACAAGAACACAAAGCTGTGCCTCCTCAGCAAAGAGTTAAATGATCAGTCTTCCAGTACCAAAAGCCCTGCTGGGAGAGGGTTACAGATGCATGGATCTGTCATCAAACCCACAAATGTTAAAAGTTTACAG GAGCTGTGCCGCCTTGAATCAAAGACTATCGGTAGAAATACTGAAAACCAGCAAGACCACTTAAGAGAACAAATTCCTTCACCTCAGAGTAACTCTAATGCAGCTGTTCCTGTGTCTCTGGCAACCAAAAAAATTGGAACAGGAGAATCAGCCTATAAAAGTAGTCAgaa aaaagaGACCTCTGCTTCCAGGAGTATTACCAATTCCCCTGTAGataaaaaagataaagatgaAACTGTATTTCAGGTCAGCTATCCCTCTGCTTTCAGTAAGTTGACAGCCTCAAGACAACTCAGTCCTTTACTCATGTCTCAGAGTTGCTGGTCATCTCG GAGTATGTCTCCAAACCTCTCAAATAGATCATCTCCACTCACATTTAATATAATAAATCATACCAGTGGTACTGACTGTCCTGATCCTTTTGCAAATGGTGCAGATGTTCAGATCAGCAATATAGATTACAGATTATCCAGAAAAGAGTTGCAGCAAACTTTACAAGAAATTTTCTCAAGACATGGCAAG GTAAAAAGTGTAGAGCTCAGTCCTCATACAGATTACCAGTTGAAGGCTACAGTTCAGATGGAAAATCTGCAAGAAGCAATCAGTGCTGTCAACAGTCTTCACAGATATAAAATTGGTAGCAAAAGGATACAGGTCTCACTAGCAACTGGAGCTGCTAATAAATCTCTCTCCCTCCTTAG CTCAGAAACGATCTCCATCCTGCAGGATGCACCTGCTTGTTGTCTGCCTGTGTTCAAGTTCACTGAAATCTatgaaaaaaa atttggCCATAAGTTAATTTTATCAGATTTATATAAGCTAACGGACACTGTGGCAATCCGCGACCAAGGAAGTGGGCGGCTGGTGTGTCTCTTACCCAGCAGCCAAGCCCGACAGAGTCCATTGGGATCTTCACAGTCGCATGATGGTTCTTCAGCAAACTGCAGTCCTATAATATTTGAAGAGTTGGAATATCACGAGCCAGTTTGTAAGCAGCATTGCCTGAATAAAGACTTTAT TGAGCATGAGTTTGATCCAGACTCTTACAGAATTCCTTTTGTGATTTTGTCTCTGAAGACATTTGCGCCCCAAGTTCACAGTCTTCTACAGACCCATGAGGGTACTGTGCCTTTACTAAG CTTTCCTGATTGTTATATGTCAGAGTTCAATGATCTTGAAATGGTGCCAGAAGGCAAGGGTGGTGTTCCTTTAGAACATCTTATTACCTGTGTTCCTGGAGTTAATATTGCCACTGCCCAAAATGGTATTAAAGTTATTAAATGGATACATAACAAACCACCACCTCCTACTACAG ATCCTTGGCTTCTACGTTCTAAGAGCCCTGTAGGTAACCCGCAGCTTATTCAGTTCAGTAGAGAAGTGATTGATCTACTTAAAAGCCAACCATCTTGCATCATACCAGTCAGTAAATTCATCCCAACATACCACCATCACTTTGCAAAACAATGCCGTGTGTCTGACTATGGGTATTCCAAGTTAATGGAGCTGCTGGAAGCAGTGCCTCATGTACTGCAG ATTCTTGGTATGGGCTCCAAGCGCTTGTTAACCCTAACACACAGGGCTCAAGTGAAACGCTTCACTCAAGACTTACTGAAGCTTCTCAAATCCCAGGCCAGTAAGCAAGTTATTGTGAGGGAATTCTTACAGGCTTATCACTG GTGTTTCTCTAAGGACTGGGATGTTACTGAATATGGAGTGTGTGAACTGGCTGATATAATATCAGAAATTCCAGATACAACCATCTGTTTGTCACAGCAAGACAATGAAATGGTAATTTGTATTCCCAAAAGAG aACGTACACAGGAAGAAATTGAAAGAACAAAACAGTTTTCCAAAGAGGTAGTTGACTTACTGCGCCACCAACCCCATTTTCGAATGCCCTTTAATAAATTTATTCCTTCTTATCACCACCACTTTGGTCGTCAGTGCAAACTTGCTTACTATGGTTTTACAAAACTGCTTGAACTCTTTGAAGCCATACCAGATGTCTTGCAA GTATTGGAATGTGGGGAAGAGAAAATTCTCACACTCACGGAGGTGGAACAAGTCAAAGCCGTAGCTGCCCAGTTTGTTAAACTGCTGCGGTCTCAGAAAGACAACTGCCTTATGATGACTGATTTACTTACAGAATACAGTAAAACATTTGGATACGCGCTGCGTCTTCATGACTATGATGTTAGCTCAGTTCCAGCTTTAATGCAAAAACTTTGCCATGTTGTAAAG GTTGTTGACACAGAGTCTGGCAAACAGATTCAGCTGATAAATAGAAAGTCTCTGCGGACTCTGACTGCCCAATTATTAGTTTTGTTAATgtcttgggatggagcatcctTTCTCTCTGTTGACCAGCTTAAAAGGCATTATGAAACAATCCACAGTACTTCTCTGAATCCTTGTGAATATGGATTTATGACCTTAACGGAACTCCTGAAAAGTCTGCCTTATTTGGTTGAG gtttTTACTAATAGTGCAGCAGAAGAATATGTGAAGCTTACAAGTCTGTACATGTTTGCAAAGAATGTAAGGTCCTTGCTTCATACATACCATTATCAGCAGATTTTTCTTCATGAGTTCCCAGTAGCATATAGCAAATACACAGGAGAAGTGCTACAGCCTAAAGCATATGGGTGCAATAATCTAGAAGAGCTCTTGGGAGCAATTCCACAG GTGGTCTGGATTAAAGGACATGGCCATAAGAGAATTGTGGTACTAAAGAACGACATGAAAA CTCGTTTTAGCTCACCCAGTTTTCCCCCTGCTGATCATGTGGATGATCATGGAAATCAGCTTGCTGACCATAATGGACATATTATGGAGATTCCAGGATCCACTTCATCAATGGAATTAAGTCTAGGAACACCTAGCAATG TTTCTAGCCAAACTGAGCAAGAACTTCTTTGCCTCACAAACACATCGCCTGTTGACCTCTTGTGTGAGCCAGTTCCTTCCTGCCTACCATCCCCGCAACTGAGACCTGATCCAGTGGTTCTCGAGTCTGCTGACCTCATCCAGTTTGAGGAACGACCTGCACCCCTCTCTG AGATGATGATtttaacagaagaagaaaaacaaagaattgTTACCACAGCTCAAGAAAAGTTGCCCTCTGGTTCTGTGGTATCAAACACCACAGAGAATACTTCAGTGCCTCCCTGTCAGTCCTCTGAAACCCAGCTAACCAAGGAAGCAATGGACAGCCCAGccaaaaagcaacacaaaaacaaGGTGAAATTGGCAGCAAATTTTTCACTTGCACCTGTAACCAAGCTTTAA